In the Streptomyces spororaveus genome, CCAAAAGTGAGACCACGGAACGCAGAAGGCCCCGGCCGGTTTCCCGGTCGGGGCCTTCAAGTGCCCGGTGAGGCACTGGCGGAGGATACGAGATTCGAACTCGTGAGGGGTTGCCCCCAACACGCTTTCCAAGCGTGCGCCCTAGGCCACTAGGCGAATCCTCCGCCGCAAACAATACAAGACGTTGAGGGGTGCTCGCGAACGTGATCGTCGCGCCGGGGGCAGGTCGGGGTCCGGCTCGATTCCGGGGGCTTCCATCCGCTAGGGTGGGGCCAGCCCCTCACGTGGCGCTATCTCACCCAACTCCCCCAGGGCCGGAAGGCAGCAAGGGTAAGTGGGCTCTGGCGGGTGCGTGGGGGGCGCCTTGCGTTCCGGGCGCGGTCAAAGCGCGGTCCGGGACGGCCTCCCGGGGCTTCGGCGGGCCGCTGATGTCGGTGGGCCCGGATAACCTCGTATACGTGTCGTCCCTTGCGCTGTACCGCCGCTATCGCCCCGAGTCGTTCGCCGAGGTCATCGGGCAGGAGCATGTCACTGCCCCGCTGATGCAGGCCCTGCGGAACAACCGGGTCAATCACGCGTACCTGTTCAGCGGGCCGCGCGGCTGCGGCAAGACGACCAGCGCGCGCATCCTCGCCCGGTGTCTGAACTGTGAGCAGGGTCCCACCCCCACCCCCTGCGGGGAGTGCCAGTCCTGCCGGGACCTGGCCAGGAACGGGCCGGGGTCCATCGACGTCATCGAGATCGACGCCGCCTCGCACGGTGGTGTGGACGACGCCCGTGACCTGCGCGAGAAGGCCTTCTTCGGGCCGGCCTCCAGCCGCTACAAGATCTACATCATCGACGAGGCCCACATGGTCACCCCGCAGGGCTTCAACGCCCTGCTGAAGGTGGTCGAGGAGCCGCCGGAGCACCTCAAGTTCATCTTCGCCACCACCGAGCCGGAGAAGGTGATCGGGACCATCCGGTCCCGGACGCACCACTATCCCTTCCGGCTGGTGCCGCCCGGCACCCTGCGGGACTACCTGGGCGAGGTCTGCGGGCGGGAGGGCGCCGCGGTCGAGGACGGCGTGCTGCCCCTCGTCGTGCGCGCCGGCGCCGGGTCCGTCCGTGACTCGATGTCCGTCATGGACCAGCTGCTCGCCGGTGCCGGTGACGACGGTGTGACGTACGCCATGGCCGCCTCCCTGCTCGGTTACACCGAGGGGTCCCTGATCGACTCCGTCATCGACGCCTTCGCCGCCGGGGACGGGGCCGCCGCCTTCGAGGTCGTCGGCCGGGTGGTGGAGGGCGGGAACGACCCGCGCCGGTTCGTCGCCGACCTGCTGGAGCGGCTGCGCGACCTGGTGATCCTGGCCGCCGTGCCGGACGCCGGGGAGAAGGGGCTGATCGACGCCCCCGCCGATGTCGTGGAGCGCATGCAGGCCCAGGCGTCCGTCTTCGGGGCCGCCGAGCTGTCGCGCGCCGCCGATCTGGTCAACGCGGGCCTCACCGAGATGCGCGGCGCGAACGCGCCGAGGCTGCAGCTGGAGCTGATCTGCGCCCGCGTGCTGCTGCCCGCCGCCTTCGACGACGAGCGGTCCGTCCAGGCCCGGCTGGACCGGCTGGAGCGCAGCGGCCCGCCCGCCGCCGCCTTCGCTGCGCCGCCGGCCGCCGCGCCCGCCATGGGGTACGTGCCCGGGCCCGAGGCGCATGCCATGGCGCCCGCCGGTCCCGGTGGAGGTGCGGCCGCCGCGCGCGCCGCCGCCCCCGTGCCCGCTCCGGCCCCGGTGCAGGCGCCCGAGCCGGTCCAGGCCGCCCCGGCCCCCGCTCCCGCCGCCCCGGCCCCCGGCGCCTGGCCCGGCGCCGCCCAGCCCGGCAGCGGTGCTCCCGGCGCCTGGCCCGGCGCGGCGGCTCCGGCCGCGGCGGCGCCGGCTCCCGCCGCGGGTGCCTGGCCCACCGCGGCCGCGTCGGCCCCGGCCCCCGCCTCCGCGCCCGTGGCTCCGGCCGCCGCCCCCGCCGCGGCCGCCCCGGCCGCCGCGCCCTCCCCCGGCATGGCCGCCGGAGCCGGGCAGGTGCAGGCGATGTGGCCGGGCGTCCTGGAGGCGGTCAAGAACCGCCGCCGCTTCACCTGGATCCTGCTCAGCCAGAACGCCCAGGTCACCGGCTTCGACGGGACCACCCTCCAGCTGGGCTTCCCCAATGTCGGAGCCCGCGACAACTTCGCCAGCAGCGGCAGCGAGGACGTCCTCAAGGCGGTCCTGGCCGAGCAGTTCCAGGTCAACTGGAAGATCGAGGCCGTCATCGGCGGCGGCTCCCCGGCCCCGGTCCAGCCCTCCTCGTACGGCTCCTCCTCCTACGGGGCCCCGGCCGCGCCCGCCCCCGCCTACAGCCCGCCGCCCCCGGCGCAGCAGCAGGCCCCCGCCCCGCAGGCCCCGCCGCAGCAGCAGTACCCGTCGCAGCAGCAGCCCCAGCATGCGGCTCCCGCCCCGCAGCCGCCCGTACAGCAGGCGCCCCCGCCGGTCGCCCCCGAGGACGACTTTGCGGAGGAGGACGATCCCGACCTCGTCGAGAGCGCCCTGACCGGACACGACCTGATCGTGCGCGAGCTCGGAGCCACCGTTGTGGAGGAATACACAAACGAGTAGCCGGTCCTGATTGGGTGGCCGCACGAAGGCGACCGCCCCGTCCCGGCTAGGCTGAGCAGCGTGAAGGTCCTCGTCATCGGCGGCGGCGCCCGCGAACATGCCCTGTGCCGCTCTCTGTCCCTCGACCCCGACGTCTCCGCGCTGTACTGCGCTCCCGGCAACGCCGGCATCGCCGAGGTGGCCGAGCTCCGCCCGGTCGACGCCCTCGACGGCGGCGCCGTCGCCGCTCTCGCCACCGAACTCGGCGCCGGCCTGGTCGTCGTCGGCCCGGAGGCCCCGCTGGTCGCCGGCGTCGCCGACGCCGTGCGTGCCGCCGGGATCCCCGTCTTCGGCCCGTCCGCCGAGGCCGCGCAGCTCGAAGGCTCCAAGGCCTTCGCCAAGGACGTGATGGCCGCGGCCGGGGTCCCGACCGCGCGCAGCTACGTCTGCACCACCCCCGAGGAGGTGGACGAGGCCCTCGACGCCTTCGGTGCCCCGTACGTCGTCAAGGACGACGGCCTCGCCGCCGGCAAGGGCGTCGTGGTCACCGACGACCTGGCGGCCGCCCGTGCGCACGCGCTCGCCTGCGACCGGGTGGTCATCGAGGAGTACCTCGACGGCCCCGAGGTCTCCCTCTTCGCCATCACCGACGGCGTCACCGTGGTCCCGCTCCAGCCGGCGCAGGACTTCAAGCGCGCCCTGGACGGCGACGAAGGTCCCAACACCGGCGGCATGGGCGCGTACTCCCCGCTGCCCTGGGCCGACCCGAAGCTGGTCGACGAGGTCATGGAGCTGGTCCTCCAGCCGACCGTCGACGAGCTCCGCCGCCGTGGCACCCCCTTCTCCGGGCTGCTCTACGCGGGCCTCGCGATCACCGGCCGCGGTACCCGGGTCATCGAGTTCAACGCCCGGTTCGGCGACCCCGAGACCCAGGTGGTCCTCGCCCGGCTGCGCACCCCGCTCGCGGGCGTGCTGCTGGGCGCCGCCAAGGGCACCCTGGACGCCGTACCCCCGCTGGTCTGGCGTGAGGACGCGGCCGTCACGGTGGTCATCGCCTCCCACAACTACCCCGAGACCCCCCGCACCGGGGACCCGATCGAGGGCCTGGCCGAGGTGGCCGCCGAGGACGGGCCGGACGCCTACGTGCTGCACGCCGGGACCCGCCGCGAGGGCGACGCGGTGGTCAGCGCGGGCGGCCGCGTGCTGTCGGTGACGGCGACCGGTTCCGACCTGGCGCAGGCGCGCGAGAAGGCGTATAAGGCGGTGGCCCGCGTCCGTCTCGACGGTTCGCAGCACCGTACGGACATCGCCGCCAAGGCGGCCGAGGGTCGCTGACCAGCGGCTCCGCAGACCCGCGGGCCCGGTGCGCACCTTGTGCGCCCGGGCCCGCGGGCGTGTCCGCGTGCGACTGCATCCGGCCGCGTTCGAAAGCATCCACCTTTACCCAAAGCCATTCCATCGGGTGATCGTCACCCGGTCTGCCTGACGCCCGCGCGGACCCCAACTAGGGTGCGATGCCAAGCATTCCGGCACTTGGCCCACCGGCATTGCGATGTCAGTGGCGGGTGTCACAGTGGGGGAGTGAGCAACGTCGCCGCAGGGCAGAGGGGGTGAGGTCCGGCCGTGTCCGGAACCGGTTCGATCATGGAAGCGGGCGCACCGTCCGCGCGTTCCCGCGCTCTGGCCGTGCTGCGGGTGCGCAGCAGGGCCTTGGCCGTCGGGCTGCTGCCCGCCGCCCTCGCCGTGGTCCTGGTGGCCGCCCGGGCCACGGGCCGGCTGGCCGGTGACCCCTGGCCCGCGGTGACCCTCGTCGTGTGCGCCGTCGCCGCGCTGGTGCTGCTCGTCGGCGGTGCCTTCGCCGCGGTGGTGCTGCGGGCCGGCCCCGCCGTGACCCCGACGGTGCCGCTCTCCGAGGCCGCCGCGCCCGATCTCTACCGGCTGGTGCGCGACCTGGCGGACCGGATGGACGTGCCGGCCCCCTCCGCGATAGCCCTGACGCCGGACTGCGACAGCTGGCTGGAGGACCGCAGCCACGCGGCCCACCGGCGTGGCGCCGCCCGTGTCCTCGGCGCCGCGGCCGGTCCCGCCGGGCCGGAGTCCGAGCCGGGCGCGGCCCCGGTCCTGGTGATCGGCTCGCCCTTCCTGTGGTGGATGCGCGTCGCGGAGCTGCGGGCGGTCCTCGCGCCCGTCGTCGCCGGTACGGGCCCTTCCGCGCACCCGGACATAGCCGACGCGCGCGGGTTCGTGCGCGGCCTGGACGCGGCCGTGGACGTGGGTACCCGGCGCGGCCTCGGCTGGATCTCCCCGCCGGCCCGGCTGCTGCTGCGGCTGTGCCGGACGGACGCCGCCGAGATGGAGCGGGGGGTGGCCGCGGCCGCCTCGGACCGTGCACAGGGTGTGGACTACGGGCTGCGCATCGTCGCCCAGGAGCAGGTCGGCCTCGCCTACGCGGGCTGGGACCGGCTGCTGACCCGGGTCGCGCTGCCCGCCTGGCGGATGGGCCGCTGGCCGGCGCACCTGGACGCCGGAGTGGTCTCCGCGCTGACCGAGCTGTCCCGGCGGGACCGGCTGGCCGAGGGGTTCACCTCGCGGCTGGGCGAGCGCCCCGCCTGTGACCTGCTGGAGCAGCCCGGGCTGATCGACGAGGCGACCTCGCTGCTGGCCGCGCGGCTCTTCCACGGCGGTCCGGCCGAGGCCGGGCCGGACTGGTCCCCGGTGGACTGGACGGCCTATCCGGAGGAGGTCGTGGACCGCAAGTGGCGGACGGAGGCGGCCCGCCTGCACGCCGCCCTGGACGCCCTGGCCGTCCCGGCGGGGCTGACGGCGGGCCCCGCGGGATCCCCCGCCCCGGCCTCCTCGGCCCCCGGGGCGGCCCCTGCCGCCCCGAACGGCCGCGCCGGGGCCGCGACCCGGCCCGGTTCCCCGGGCTCCGCAGGAGCGGCCGGAGCGGCCGGAGCGGCGGGCCCCGCCACGCTCGCGGCCGCCGACTCCCCCTCGCCCGCCGCGGACGCCTTCACCGGCCCCACCCTGGAGCGGGTGCTGGGCTACCTCACGGACCCCGGCGGCGAGGGTGCGGCCGGCGAGGCGCTGGCCGGCCGGATCACCGGTGAGCTGGCCCGCGAGGAGCGGGCCGCCGGACCGGCCGCCGGGGCCGGGAAGGCGCGCGGCGCGGACGCCGTCCCGCTGTTCCCGCTCCAGCCGCCGCGCAGCGGCCGGGACCTGCTGGCCGACCACGTCACGGCGATGGTGTGCTGCGCGGCCGTGGACTCGGCCGGGGCCGCCCCCGGGCTGGACTGGCTCGACGGTCCCGTCCTGCTGGTGGGCGGCGACCGCCGCTCCGACCTGGCGCCGCGCGTGCTGTGCCTGGTCGAGGACGGGAACCCGGAGCCGCTGCGGGACTGGCTCTCGGCCCTGGGCGTCCGCCCGGAGAAGCCGGTCCGCCTGGTCTGAGGCGGGCCGAGGGGCGCCCCCGGGAGGGCTACGGCTCGTACGGGCAACCGGATGCCAATGTTCCGATCCCGTCAATTCGCGACGAACAGTGACGGACTGCGTGCGTTATGTGATGTGCTGGGACCGGTCGCGGCGGGAGGACCTGGACCGGGCAGCGCGGATCACCGTCCCGGTTCGGCCAGGAGCCGCGCCCCGAGGCGATGTACGCCCGTTCGGGGGTGCGAGGGAGGGGAGCGGTCATGGGTGCGGACCAGATCCGGCGTTGGGAGTCAGGTGCGCTCGCGCACGCGGTGTCCGACCCCTTCGGGCAGGGCCCCCTGCCCTGGTTCCGGGGAAGCGAGCTCTACTTCGACGACACCGGCCAGGTCGTGCCCTGGTACGTGGACCCGGCCGCCGCGGCCGCCGGAACCGGCCAGATCCCGCGCGCCCGCGGCAACGGCGGTCCCCGCACCGCCGACGACGTCCACCGGCAGATCAAGGGCTTCGCCTCCACCGGCGGCGTGACCCCGGGCGAGGCCATCGACTTCCACATCACCGTCGACCCGCCCCAGCAGTTCTCCGTCGACGTCTACCGGATCGGCCACTACGGCGGCGACGGAGCCTCCAAGATCACCACCAGCCCCCGGCTCTCCGGCATCGTCCAGCCGGCCCCGCTCGCCGCCGACCGCACCGTCTCCTGCCACCACTGGTGGCTGTCCTGGCGCCTCCAGGTCCCCTCCTACTGGAGCGTCGGCGCGTATGTCGCCGTCCTCACCACCGCCGACGGCTACCGCTCCCACATCCCCTTCACGGTCCGCGACGACCACCCCGCCGACCTCCTGCTCCTGCTCCCCGACATCACCTGGCAGGCCTACAACCTCTACCCGGAGGACGGCCGCACCGGCGCCAGCCTCTACCACGCCTGGGACGAGCAGGGCCGGCTGCTCGGCGAGCAGGACGCCGCCGTCACCGTGTCCTTCGACCGCCCCTACGCGGGCGCGGGCCTGCCGCTGCACGTCGGCCACGCCTACGACTTCATCCGCTGGGCCGAGCGCTACGGCTACGACATCGCCTACGCCGACACCCGCGACCTGCACGCCGGCCGGGTCGACCCCACCCGCTACCGCGGTCTGGTCTTCCCCGGCCATGACGAGTACTGGTCGGCCCCCATGCGCCGCACCGTCGAGCGCGCCCGCCGGCACGGCACCTCGCTCGTCTTCCTCTCCGCCAACACCATGTACTGGCAGGTCGAGCTCGGCCCGTCCCCCTCCGGGGTCGACGACCGGCTCCTCACCTGCCGAAAACGGCGCGGCCCGGGCCGCCCCAGCCTGTGGCGCGAGGTCGACCGCCCGGAGCAGCAGCTGCTCGGCATCCAGTACGCGGGCCGGGTCCCCGAACCCGCTCCCCTGATCGTGCGCAATGCCACGCACTGGCTCTGGGACTCCACCGGCGCCGGCGAGAACGACGAGCTGCCCGGACTGGTCGCGGGCGAGGCCGACCGCTACTTCCCGCGCACCCAGCTCCCCGAGCACCAGGACCGGATCCTGCTGGCGCACTCCCCGTACCTCGACAGCGAGGGCCACCGCCGCCACCAGGAGACCTCCCTCTACCGGGCGCCCAGCGGCGCGCTGGTCTTCGCCTCCGGCACCTTCGCCTGGTCCCCGGCGCTCGACCGCCCCGGCCACGTCGACGAGCGGGTCCAGCGGGCCACGGCCAATCTCCTCGACCGGATCTGCAAGCACGACTGATCCGGCAACCGGCCCGCGACCGGCCCGCAGCGCGGACCCCTGTCCGCGGACGGGGCCGCCGGTGCGCGAGAATCGGGGTGCGCTTCATACAGATCTACAGGGAGACCCCGTGTCCGGATTCGTCGAAAAGCCCGAGCCGGTTCAGGTTCCGGGCCTCGTCCACCTCCACACCGGCAAGGTGCGCGACCTCTACCGTGACGAGGACGGCCGCCTCGTCATGGTCGCCAGCGACCGCCTGTCCGCCTTCGACTGGGTGCTGCCCACCGAGATCCCGGACAAGGGCCGCGTCCTGACGCAGCTCTCCCTGTGGTGGTTCGACCAGCTCGCGGACCTCGTCCCGAACCACGTCATCTCCACCGACCTGCCCGCCGGCGCCCCCGCCGACTGGGCTGGCCGCACCCTGATCTGCAAGAACCTCGACATGGTCCCGGTCGAGTGCGTGGCCCGCGGCTACCTCGCCGGCTCCGGCCTCGTGGAGTACAACCAGACCCGCACGGTCTGCGGGCTCGCCCTTCCCGAGGGCCTCGTCGACGGCTCCGAGCTGCCCGCCCCGATCTTCACCCCGGCCGCCAAGGCCGCCGTCGGCGAGCACGACGAGAACGTCTCCTACGAGGAGGTCGCGCGCACCGCCGGCGCCGAGACGGCGGCGCTGCTGCGCCAGACCACCCTCGCCGTGTACAGCCGCGCCCGGGAGATCGCGCGCGAGCGCGGGATCATCCTGGCGGACACCAAGTTCGAGTTCGGTTTCGACCCGCAGGACGGCACCCTGGTCGCCGCGGACGAGGTGCTGACCCCGGACTCCTCCCGATTCTGGCCGGCCGACCAGTGGGAGCCGGGCCGCTCGCAGCCCTCCTTCGACAAGCAGTACGTCCGCGACTGGCTGACCTCCCCCGAGTCCGGCTGGGACCGCAAGGGCGAGCTCCCGCCGCCGGCCCTCCCGGCCGACGTCGTCGCCCGGACCAGCGCCAAGTACATCGAGGCCTTCGAGCGCCTCACCGGCCAGTCCTGGTCGTAGAGACGCAGGGACGAGAGAAGCCCCCCGGTCCGAGGACCGGGGGGCTTCTTCGTTACAGAGCGGACAACGCGACTCGAACGCGCGACATCCACCTTGGCAAGGTGGTGCTCTACCAACTGAGCTATGTCCGCAGGTGCGCCGTAACGCGAGAACTACTATACCCAACCTCGCTCGCGTGCGAGACGCACTGCCGTGTGCCGGTTCTCCGCACCCAGCTTCGTCGCCGCCGAAGACAGGTAGTTCCGTACCGTCCCCTGCGACAGCGAGGCCCGCTCCGCGATCTCCGCTATCGGTGCCCCGTCCGCCGCGAGTTCGAGTACCTCCGCCTCCCGCGCGGTCAGCGGCGAGTCCCCCGCGCTGATCGCGTCGGCCGCCAACTCCGGGTCCACATAGCGGCCTCCCGCGTGCACGGTCCGGATCAGCTCGGCCAGCCGCTGCGCCGAGACGGTCTTCGGGGCGAAGGCCCGCACCCCCGCCGCCAGGGCCCGCTTCAGGTGCCCGGGACGGCCGTGGCTGGTCACGATCATGGTCTTGCAGCCGGGCAGTTCGGCCCGCAGCGATGTGGCGACACTCACACCGTCCGCCCCCGGCATCTGCAGGTCCAGCACCGCCACGTCGGGCCGGTGGGCCCGCGCCATCGCCAGCGCCTCGGGGCCCGAGGCCGCCTCCGCGATGACGGTCAGGTCGTCCTCCAGCGCGAGCAGCGCCGCCAACGCGCCCCTGATCAGATGCTCGTCATCGGCGAGCAGTACGCGTACGGGGCTCACGCCCGCACCTCCAGTTCTTGCAGTCGTCGGTCCGGGATCTGCGCCAGCAGCCGGAACCGGCCGTCGCCGACCAGCCCCGCCTGCAACGTCCCGTCCAGGGCGGCGAGTCGCTCCCGCAGCCCGGCCAGCCCCGAGCCCGGAGGCCCGGCCGGGGCCTCGGGCGCCCCGTCGTTCTCCACCACCAGCGTCACGGAGCCGCCCTCCCCGGCGGTCAGCCGGATCAGGCAGCGGTGCGCGTCCCCGTGCCGCAGGATGTTCGTCGTCGCCTCGCGCACCACCCAGCCGAGGGCCGACTGGACCTCGGGCGGCAGCTCCGTGGCCCGCCGCCCGGCCGGGAAGTCCACGCGGCAGTCCATTCCGGCCGCGCTGAGCACCCCGCGCGCGCCCTCCAGTTCCACCGAGAGGTCCGCCTCCCGGTAGCCCCGCACCACGTCCCGTACCTCCCGCTGGGACTCCTGCGCGATCCGCTGCACCTCGATCATCTGCTCCACCGCCTCCGGCCGTTCGCGCCGGGCCAGCTGTATCGCCAGCTCGCTCTTGAGCGCGATCACCGCCAGATTGCGGCCCATCACGTCGTGCAGGTCACGGCCGAACCGCAGCCGCTCCTCCGCCACCGCGAGGCGCGCCTGGACCTCGCGCGAGTGGTCCAGCTCGTAGACCGTTCTCAGCAGCCACGCCGAGAAACCGCAGGTGGCGCCGAAGAACAGGCTGCCGAGCAGGATGCCCACGCAGTAGCCCAGGGCCGTGGCGGCCGGCGTG is a window encoding:
- a CDS encoding sensor histidine kinase, which produces MTGWWKNRSSAGKVELYTRGSFHLFVLLEITSFGLMPVAATAPSRPPVLLPLTLLFMVCGHAVLCGVLTHKALHWVVGRRERPTRTAVAVVVTTAACTLAVLTLRATGHISEAAVTPTLVAGLIWFASGSLVLCLRSVKRMLFIPAAAAVATGLAALALGTPAATALGYCVGILLGSLFFGATCGFSAWLLRTVYELDHSREVQARLAVAEERLRFGRDLHDVMGRNLAVIALKSELAIQLARRERPEAVEQMIEVQRIAQESQREVRDVVRGYREADLSVELEGARGVLSAAGMDCRVDFPAGRRATELPPEVQSALGWVVREATTNILRHGDAHRCLIRLTAGEGGSVTLVVENDGAPEAPAGPPGSGLAGLRERLAALDGTLQAGLVGDGRFRLLAQIPDRRLQELEVRA
- a CDS encoding N,N-dimethylformamidase beta subunit family domain-containing protein; protein product: MGADQIRRWESGALAHAVSDPFGQGPLPWFRGSELYFDDTGQVVPWYVDPAAAAAGTGQIPRARGNGGPRTADDVHRQIKGFASTGGVTPGEAIDFHITVDPPQQFSVDVYRIGHYGGDGASKITTSPRLSGIVQPAPLAADRTVSCHHWWLSWRLQVPSYWSVGAYVAVLTTADGYRSHIPFTVRDDHPADLLLLLPDITWQAYNLYPEDGRTGASLYHAWDEQGRLLGEQDAAVTVSFDRPYAGAGLPLHVGHAYDFIRWAERYGYDIAYADTRDLHAGRVDPTRYRGLVFPGHDEYWSAPMRRTVERARRHGTSLVFLSANTMYWQVELGPSPSGVDDRLLTCRKRRGPGRPSLWREVDRPEQQLLGIQYAGRVPEPAPLIVRNATHWLWDSTGAGENDELPGLVAGEADRYFPRTQLPEHQDRILLAHSPYLDSEGHRRHQETSLYRAPSGALVFASGTFAWSPALDRPGHVDERVQRATANLLDRICKHD
- a CDS encoding response regulator transcription factor; its protein translation is MSPVRVLLADDEHLIRGALAALLALEDDLTVIAEAASGPEALAMARAHRPDVAVLDLQMPGADGVSVATSLRAELPGCKTMIVTSHGRPGHLKRALAAGVRAFAPKTVSAQRLAELIRTVHAGGRYVDPELAADAISAGDSPLTAREAEVLELAADGAPIAEIAERASLSQGTVRNYLSSAATKLGAENRHTAVRLARERGWV
- a CDS encoding phosphoribosylaminoimidazolesuccinocarboxamide synthase — its product is MSGFVEKPEPVQVPGLVHLHTGKVRDLYRDEDGRLVMVASDRLSAFDWVLPTEIPDKGRVLTQLSLWWFDQLADLVPNHVISTDLPAGAPADWAGRTLICKNLDMVPVECVARGYLAGSGLVEYNQTRTVCGLALPEGLVDGSELPAPIFTPAAKAAVGEHDENVSYEEVARTAGAETAALLRQTTLAVYSRAREIARERGIILADTKFEFGFDPQDGTLVAADEVLTPDSSRFWPADQWEPGRSQPSFDKQYVRDWLTSPESGWDRKGELPPPALPADVVARTSAKYIEAFERLTGQSWS
- a CDS encoding DNA polymerase III subunit gamma and tau translates to MSSLALYRRYRPESFAEVIGQEHVTAPLMQALRNNRVNHAYLFSGPRGCGKTTSARILARCLNCEQGPTPTPCGECQSCRDLARNGPGSIDVIEIDAASHGGVDDARDLREKAFFGPASSRYKIYIIDEAHMVTPQGFNALLKVVEEPPEHLKFIFATTEPEKVIGTIRSRTHHYPFRLVPPGTLRDYLGEVCGREGAAVEDGVLPLVVRAGAGSVRDSMSVMDQLLAGAGDDGVTYAMAASLLGYTEGSLIDSVIDAFAAGDGAAAFEVVGRVVEGGNDPRRFVADLLERLRDLVILAAVPDAGEKGLIDAPADVVERMQAQASVFGAAELSRAADLVNAGLTEMRGANAPRLQLELICARVLLPAAFDDERSVQARLDRLERSGPPAAAFAAPPAAAPAMGYVPGPEAHAMAPAGPGGGAAAARAAAPVPAPAPVQAPEPVQAAPAPAPAAPAPGAWPGAAQPGSGAPGAWPGAAAPAAAAPAPAAGAWPTAAASAPAPASAPVAPAAAPAAAAPAAAPSPGMAAGAGQVQAMWPGVLEAVKNRRRFTWILLSQNAQVTGFDGTTLQLGFPNVGARDNFASSGSEDVLKAVLAEQFQVNWKIEAVIGGGSPAPVQPSSYGSSSYGAPAAPAPAYSPPPPAQQQAPAPQAPPQQQYPSQQQPQHAAPAPQPPVQQAPPPVAPEDDFAEEDDPDLVESALTGHDLIVRELGATVVEEYTNE
- the purD gene encoding phosphoribosylamine--glycine ligase, translating into MKVLVIGGGAREHALCRSLSLDPDVSALYCAPGNAGIAEVAELRPVDALDGGAVAALATELGAGLVVVGPEAPLVAGVADAVRAAGIPVFGPSAEAAQLEGSKAFAKDVMAAAGVPTARSYVCTTPEEVDEALDAFGAPYVVKDDGLAAGKGVVVTDDLAAARAHALACDRVVIEEYLDGPEVSLFAITDGVTVVPLQPAQDFKRALDGDEGPNTGGMGAYSPLPWADPKLVDEVMELVLQPTVDELRRRGTPFSGLLYAGLAITGRGTRVIEFNARFGDPETQVVLARLRTPLAGVLLGAAKGTLDAVPPLVWREDAAVTVVIASHNYPETPRTGDPIEGLAEVAAEDGPDAYVLHAGTRREGDAVVSAGGRVLSVTATGSDLAQAREKAYKAVARVRLDGSQHRTDIAAKAAEGR